The following are encoded together in the Roseobacter denitrificans OCh 114 genome:
- a CDS encoding DNA polymerase III subunit gamma/tau: MSETPHAPYQVLARKYRPETFADLVGQDAMVQTLKNAFEADRIAQAFIMTGIRGTGKTTTARIIAKGMNCIGPDGTGRPTTDPCGTCEHCTAIMEGRHVDVMEMDAASNTGVANIREIIDSVHYRAASARYKVYIIDEVHMLSTGAFNALLKTLEEPPEHVKFIFATTEIRKVPVTVLSRCQRFDLRRIEPEVMIDLMRKIATAEGAEIAQDAMALIARAAEGSARDATSLLDQAISHGAGETTAAQVRAMLGLADRGRVLDLFDMILRGDTAGALTELSAQYAEGADPMAVLRDLAEITHWVSVVKITPEAAEDPTVSPDERSRGLEMAGALPMRVLTRLWQMLLKALDEVASAPNAMMAAEMAIIRLTHVADLPTPGELVRQLKADNPPAPARGNTATQSPAPQGTNATAHATARPAPPSGSGTVAALAEQPNEALARFVSFDHVVELIRANRDVKLLVEVEGCVRLAQYQPGRIEFAPTENAPADLAQRLGQRLQLWTGNRWAVTIVNDASAPTIAEKRDAAELDLQSKALEHPLMQAVLTQFPKARITSIKTPEQIAAAAVANALPEVEDEWDPFEDS; the protein is encoded by the coding sequence ATGTCCGAAACACCGCACGCCCCCTATCAGGTTCTGGCGCGTAAATACCGCCCAGAGACCTTTGCCGACCTTGTTGGGCAGGACGCGATGGTTCAGACGCTGAAAAACGCGTTTGAAGCGGACCGCATCGCGCAGGCTTTCATCATGACCGGCATCCGCGGCACCGGTAAGACAACGACCGCCCGGATCATTGCCAAGGGCATGAACTGCATCGGCCCGGACGGCACGGGCAGGCCTACGACCGACCCCTGCGGGACCTGTGAACATTGCACCGCCATCATGGAAGGCCGCCACGTCGATGTGATGGAAATGGACGCGGCGTCCAATACCGGGGTCGCGAACATCCGGGAAATCATCGATTCCGTCCACTACCGTGCTGCATCGGCCCGCTACAAAGTCTATATCATCGACGAAGTGCACATGCTGTCCACCGGCGCATTCAACGCGCTGCTCAAAACGCTGGAAGAGCCGCCGGAACATGTGAAATTCATCTTTGCCACCACGGAAATCCGCAAGGTGCCTGTGACCGTGCTGTCGCGTTGCCAGCGGTTTGACCTGCGCCGCATCGAACCCGAGGTCATGATTGATCTGATGCGCAAAATTGCGACTGCCGAAGGGGCCGAAATCGCGCAGGACGCCATGGCTCTGATCGCGCGCGCGGCTGAAGGCTCCGCGCGGGATGCGACCTCGCTGCTGGATCAGGCCATCAGCCACGGCGCGGGAGAGACAACAGCCGCGCAGGTGCGCGCCATGCTTGGACTGGCCGATCGCGGGCGGGTGCTGGACCTGTTTGACATGATCCTGCGCGGGGATACTGCGGGCGCGCTCACCGAACTGTCGGCACAATATGCCGAAGGGGCCGACCCGATGGCCGTGCTGCGCGATCTGGCGGAGATCACCCATTGGGTGTCGGTGGTCAAGATCACCCCCGAAGCCGCCGAAGACCCCACCGTATCGCCCGACGAACGCAGCCGCGGCCTTGAGATGGCGGGAGCCTTGCCCATGCGCGTGTTGACGCGGCTGTGGCAGATGCTGCTGAAAGCCCTGGACGAAGTGGCAAGTGCCCCCAACGCAATGATGGCCGCCGAGATGGCGATCATCCGGCTAACCCATGTGGCGGATTTGCCCACGCCCGGCGAGTTGGTCCGCCAGCTCAAGGCGGACAACCCTCCGGCCCCCGCGCGCGGCAACACCGCCACGCAAAGCCCGGCACCGCAGGGCACAAACGCAACCGCCCATGCCACGGCAAGACCCGCGCCCCCGTCCGGTTCCGGCACGGTGGCGGCCCTTGCCGAGCAGCCGAATGAAGCCCTCGCGCGGTTTGTGAGCTTTGATCATGTGGTCGAACTGATCCGCGCCAACCGGGACGTAAAGCTCTTGGTTGAGGTCGAAGGCTGCGTGCGGCTGGCGCAATACCAACCCGGCCGGATCGAATTTGCACCGACAGAAAACGCGCCCGCCGATCTGGCGCAACGGCTTGGGCAGCGGCTGCAACTCTGGACCGGCAATCGCTGGGCCGTCACAATTGTGAATGATGCATCCGCGCCGACGATTGCCGAAAAGCGAGACGCCGCCGAACTTGATCTGCAAAGCAAAGCGCTCGAACACCCTTTGATGCAAGCGGTTCTGACGCAGTTTCCCAAGGCCCGCATCACCTCCATCAAAACCCCAGAGCAGATCGCGGCAGCCGCCGTTGCGAATGCCCTGCCGGAGGTCGAAGACGAGTGGGACCCCTTCGAGGACAGTTGA
- a CDS encoding L-idonate 5-dehydrogenase: MTTTICRLHSKGDLRVEEIASPPLEAGDVAVEIARGGICGSDLHYFQHGGFGPVRVKEPIILGHEIAGVVKSVAPGVTAVEPGDKVAVNPSQPCNDCHFCTREEYQHCLNMRFLGSARTFPHVQGGFRSILPVQASQCVKVSAHTDIAHAACAEPLAVCLHAANQAGDLAGKRVLVTGAGPIGALCVAVAKARGASNIVVTDLVDFTLSNASKMGATHCINIATSADLMDAFRSPEQQFDVVFECSGAEAAIAMAIEFVRPRGTLVQVGVAGSLNIPINAIVGKEVSLKGTHRFHPEFADAVRMIDEGVIDVAPMITQVFPVEQAHEAFATTLDRNKSIKVQLSFQSV, encoded by the coding sequence GTGACCACCACAATTTGCAGACTTCACAGCAAAGGTGACTTGCGCGTTGAGGAGATCGCTTCACCGCCTCTGGAAGCGGGCGACGTCGCGGTCGAAATTGCGCGCGGTGGCATCTGCGGATCAGACCTGCACTATTTCCAGCATGGTGGCTTTGGCCCGGTGCGCGTGAAAGAACCCATCATTCTGGGCCACGAAATCGCGGGCGTCGTGAAATCGGTCGCACCGGGCGTCACCGCTGTGGAACCGGGCGACAAAGTCGCGGTGAACCCCAGCCAGCCCTGCAATGATTGCCATTTCTGCACCCGCGAGGAATACCAGCATTGCCTGAACATGCGGTTTCTGGGCTCGGCCAGAACCTTTCCCCACGTGCAGGGGGGATTTCGCAGCATTCTGCCGGTGCAAGCATCCCAATGCGTCAAAGTGAGCGCACACACCGATATCGCACATGCCGCCTGCGCCGAGCCGCTGGCGGTTTGTCTGCATGCTGCAAATCAGGCGGGCGATCTGGCGGGCAAACGCGTTCTGGTCACCGGGGCCGGGCCGATTGGCGCGTTATGTGTTGCTGTGGCCAAGGCACGGGGTGCATCGAATATCGTGGTGACGGATCTTGTTGATTTCACCCTGTCCAACGCGAGCAAAATGGGGGCAACGCACTGCATCAATATCGCGACATCAGCCGACCTGATGGACGCCTTCAGGTCGCCCGAACAACAATTCGATGTTGTGTTCGAATGCTCCGGTGCGGAGGCCGCGATTGCTATGGCGATTGAATTTGTCCGCCCGCGCGGCACATTGGTTCAGGTCGGCGTCGCGGGGAGCCTGAATATCCCCATCAACGCCATTGTCGGAAAAGAAGTTTCGCTGAAGGGCACGCACCGTTTCCACCCTGAATTTGCCGATGCGGTCCGGATGATCGACGAAGGGGTGATCGACGTCGCCCCCATGATCACGCAGGTCTTTCCGGTGGAACAGGCACATGAGGCATTTGCGACCACGCTGGATCGCAACAAATCAATCAAGGTGCAGCTGTCGTTCCAGAGCGTCTGA
- a CDS encoding TRAP transporter large permease: MGLTVLIAVFVIGLVVGIPVAITLGLSSLCYLLVTGIPVVVMPQKMYAGMDVFVLLSIPGFILAGNLMNRGGITERIIRFANALVGWIRGGLGLTNVGASMLFGGITGTAVADAASIGGVMIPGMKKAGYPADFSAAITAASSTVGPIIPPSVPMIIVGALSGISVGKMFLAGAIPGILLGMAMMITTYVIARRRNFPKQEWQGVGEIGRSFAGAFWALAMTALILYGLLSGVATPTETAIIASVYAMFIGLVVYRELPFREIPRIIVDSAVAASGILVLVGFANVFGWILVSERIPQAIAAAVLSFTENKFIIILIINVLLLIVGMFMETIAALIILFVPLLTLATSVGIDPLHFATFAVLNLMIGLTTPPLGVCLFVCAGIARLPLTPVIIAILPFIATNIIVLLMVSYFPPLATWLPSVLIP, encoded by the coding sequence ATGGGCCTCACTGTTCTTATTGCCGTTTTCGTCATCGGTCTTGTCGTGGGCATCCCCGTGGCCATCACTCTCGGCCTGAGCTCCCTCTGCTATCTGCTGGTCACGGGTATTCCTGTGGTCGTCATGCCACAGAAAATGTATGCGGGCATGGATGTTTTCGTTTTGCTCAGCATCCCCGGCTTTATTCTCGCAGGCAACCTGATGAACCGGGGCGGTATCACGGAACGGATCATCCGCTTTGCCAATGCGCTGGTCGGTTGGATCAGGGGGGGCCTTGGCCTCACGAACGTGGGCGCGTCGATGCTGTTCGGGGGCATCACCGGCACGGCGGTGGCCGATGCGGCATCCATCGGCGGCGTCATGATACCGGGCATGAAAAAGGCCGGATACCCCGCCGATTTTTCTGCCGCCATCACCGCCGCCTCCTCCACCGTCGGGCCGATCATTCCGCCAAGCGTGCCGATGATCATCGTCGGGGCCTTGTCCGGTATCTCTGTCGGAAAGATGTTCCTGGCCGGAGCGATACCGGGCATTCTGCTGGGTATGGCGATGATGATCACCACCTATGTGATTGCGCGCCGCCGGAATTTTCCCAAACAGGAATGGCAGGGCGTGGGCGAAATCGGGCGGTCCTTTGCGGGCGCGTTCTGGGCGCTCGCGATGACCGCTTTGATCCTTTACGGTCTGCTCAGCGGCGTGGCGACACCGACGGAAACGGCAATCATCGCAAGTGTCTATGCCATGTTCATCGGGCTTGTCGTCTACCGCGAACTTCCGTTCCGTGAAATACCCAGGATCATTGTCGACAGCGCTGTTGCCGCATCGGGGATTCTGGTTCTGGTCGGGTTTGCGAATGTGTTCGGCTGGATCCTCGTCTCCGAGCGTATTCCACAGGCGATCGCCGCCGCTGTGTTGTCGTTCACGGAAAACAAATTCATCATCATCCTGATCATCAACGTCCTGCTGCTGATTGTCGGCATGTTCATGGAAACGATTGCGGCTCTGATCATCCTCTTTGTCCCGCTTCTGACGCTTGCGACCTCCGTGGGGATTGACCCGCTGCATTTTGCGACCTTCGCGGTGCTGAACCTGATGATCGGCCTGACCACCCCGCCCCTTGGCGTGTGCCTGTTTGTCTGCGCGGGGATCGCGCGATTGCCCTTGACCCCCGTTATCATCGCGATCCTGCCGTTTATCGCGACAAACATCATCGTTCTGTTGATGGTGTCCTACTTCCCCCCGCTGGCGACCTGGTTGCCCTCTGTCCTTATACCGTAA
- a CDS encoding TRAP transporter small permease — protein MQRIERIIVGLASVGVGLSFFVLICAVLTQVLGRTFGSSPVWTEELTRYAMLYTVTFGAGLSLRSGDLVNVDVVCEALPGKGPWLLRLLSASATLILCVILIPAAWKYVSIGAFQTSPALGVRMDYIHFSVLALLACLAVFALLRIVSMLFFAGTGEPVKRMDS, from the coding sequence ATGCAGCGGATAGAACGGATCATCGTGGGTTTGGCCAGCGTCGGTGTCGGGCTGTCCTTTTTCGTTCTCATCTGTGCCGTCCTGACACAGGTTCTGGGGCGCACATTCGGATCATCCCCCGTCTGGACCGAAGAGCTGACGCGCTACGCGATGCTGTATACCGTGACCTTCGGGGCCGGACTGTCCCTGCGCTCCGGTGATCTGGTGAATGTAGACGTCGTCTGCGAAGCGCTCCCGGGCAAGGGGCCATGGCTGTTGCGACTGTTGTCTGCGAGCGCAACGCTCATCCTCTGCGTAATCCTGATCCCTGCGGCATGGAAATATGTGTCCATCGGGGCCTTTCAAACCTCGCCCGCCTTGGGCGTGCGCATGGATTACATCCATTTTTCAGTTCTCGCATTGCTCGCCTGCCTTGCGGTTTTTGCCCTGCTGAGGATCGTTTCGATGCTCTTTTTTGCCGGCACGGGTGAGCCGGTCAAACGTATGGATAGCTGA
- a CDS encoding TRAP transporter substrate-binding protein codes for MRLFTKIKGLAAVTCVAALASSAAFAQEMTLKLGHLANEQNAWHLAAVKFGEELSTLTDGRIAVEVFPNESLGKEIDLINGMQLGTVDMTITGESLQNWAPMAALLAVPYAYKSLEHMDEVASGEIGEQIKQQIIEKAQVRPIAFFARGPRNLTSQRPITSPADLDGMKMRVPNVPLFVDVWSALGASPTPMAFSEVFTSLQNGVIDGQENPLALIRSANFNEVQGYVNQTEHVRSWIYLTIAESTWAKLSEDDQNAVMQAAATAQEYERGLLLESLAEDRGYLESKGMTFVEVDGAAFQAAAKDAVLANVSEEIRPIVESLFSE; via the coding sequence ATGAGGCTCTTTACAAAAATCAAAGGACTGGCTGCGGTGACCTGCGTTGCAGCGCTCGCGTCTTCAGCCGCATTTGCGCAGGAGATGACCCTGAAACTGGGGCATCTGGCAAATGAGCAAAACGCATGGCACCTCGCAGCGGTCAAATTCGGCGAGGAACTCTCCACGCTGACCGACGGTCGCATTGCCGTCGAGGTTTTCCCGAACGAATCCCTCGGCAAGGAAATCGACCTGATCAACGGCATGCAACTTGGCACGGTGGACATGACGATCACCGGCGAAAGCCTGCAAAACTGGGCCCCGATGGCGGCGTTGCTGGCCGTACCCTATGCCTACAAATCCCTTGAGCATATGGACGAAGTCGCCTCTGGCGAAATCGGTGAACAGATCAAACAGCAGATCATCGAAAAGGCCCAAGTGCGCCCGATTGCGTTCTTTGCCCGTGGGCCGCGCAATCTGACGTCGCAACGCCCGATCACATCACCTGCAGACCTTGATGGCATGAAAATGCGCGTCCCGAACGTGCCGCTTTTCGTGGACGTCTGGAGCGCTCTGGGCGCATCGCCAACACCGATGGCATTCTCCGAGGTCTTTACCTCCCTGCAAAACGGCGTGATCGACGGTCAGGAAAACCCGCTTGCCCTGATCCGCTCGGCCAACTTCAATGAAGTCCAGGGCTATGTGAACCAGACCGAACATGTCCGGTCCTGGATTTACCTGACAATCGCGGAATCCACCTGGGCCAAACTGTCCGAGGACGATCAGAACGCCGTCATGCAGGCCGCAGCAACAGCGCAGGAATATGAGCGTGGTCTGCTGCTGGAAAGCCTCGCCGAAGATCGCGGCTATCTCGAAAGCAAGGGCATGACCTTCGTCGAGGTGGATGGCGCGGCGTTTCAGGCCGCTGCCAAGGACGCGGTTCTTGCCAACGTAAGCGAAGAAATCCGCCCCATCGTGGAATCGCTGTTCTCTGAATAA
- a CDS encoding GntR family transcriptional regulator has product MMTLVLDDLSKWKLDPLVAVSPQLRLILRSRIIRNDLKPASRLSEPELAREYHVSRQPVREAFITLMNEGLLEIRPQRGTFVKLIDYDAVLNGRFVREAVEADIVKRLADAPPEGLVKDLRIQLDAQKAVGARDPAKFIELDEKFHHTLADAAGVGKAWSILDAIKTQMDRVRFLTFEEFPVAKLIDQHSAIVDAIQQQDVAGAEAAMRTHLMEILSSLPKVQALYPAYFDGPAQTISDPKP; this is encoded by the coding sequence ATGATGACGTTGGTGCTGGATGATCTGAGCAAATGGAAGCTTGACCCGCTGGTCGCGGTCAGCCCGCAACTCCGCTTGATCCTGCGCAGCCGCATCATCCGCAATGACCTCAAACCGGCCAGCAGGTTGTCAGAACCGGAGCTTGCAAGGGAATACCACGTCAGCAGGCAACCCGTCCGCGAAGCCTTCATCACCCTCATGAACGAAGGCCTGCTTGAGATCCGACCACAACGCGGCACTTTTGTGAAACTCATCGATTATGATGCGGTCCTGAACGGTCGTTTCGTACGCGAAGCGGTAGAAGCCGACATCGTCAAAAGACTGGCAGACGCGCCGCCGGAGGGGTTGGTTAAAGATCTGCGCATACAGTTGGACGCGCAAAAGGCGGTCGGTGCGCGCGACCCTGCGAAATTCATCGAACTGGACGAAAAGTTCCACCACACCCTTGCGGATGCCGCCGGTGTTGGCAAAGCCTGGAGTATTCTGGACGCCATCAAGACACAGATGGACCGGGTGCGGTTTCTGACCTTCGAAGAGTTTCCGGTCGCCAAGCTGATTGATCAGCACAGCGCGATTGTCGATGCGATCCAACAGCAAGACGTGGCAGGGGCCGAGGCCGCGATGCGCACACATCTGATGGAAATTCTAAGCTCGCTCCCAAAGGTGCAGGCCCTTTACCCCGCGTATTTCGACGGGCCTGCACAAACAATATCCGATCCCAAGCCTTAA